Proteins encoded together in one Xiphophorus maculatus strain JP 163 A chromosome 13, X_maculatus-5.0-male, whole genome shotgun sequence window:
- the LOC102223792 gene encoding antizyme inhibitor 1-like yields MKGFPDKPSYIIELLDGGVTLEDVIDGHICEQDKVEKSAFVVGDLGALMRQHTCWQSMVPQVQPYYPVKCNSSPAVIEVLASLGLGFVCANKAEVSLVLEHGVPPENIILSSAFKQLAHIKYAAKNSVRHLICENEAELSKIARLHPEAKLLLQLTTEAHAAETSMPFGFSLKSCRHLLEMAKERGVQVVGAAFHIPSSCQDPQQAYTRALSDARCVFDMGLDLGFNMQILDIGGGFTGSEFQLKQVESAVRPLLDAYFPQRSGVQVLAQPGCFYVASAFTLAVSVIGKQVATRRWDSLSQGEKNEDTEFLYYMKEGVYGSFSHKLLGNIITTPLVHKHALCVDEAVYPSSLWGPSLDQLDQVVERCLLPELLVGDWLLFSNMGTCGLEEFSCVSTCSQLPVYYTISTPDWYEMQEAGVALDSAMKNFSVLQYSM; encoded by the exons ATGAAAGGATTCCCTGACAAACCAAGCTACATTATTGAACTCCTGGACGGAGGAGTTACTCTGGAAGACGTTATTGATGGACACATCTGTGAACAGGATAAG GTGGAGAAAAGTGCGTTTGTGGTGGGCGACCTCGGTGCCCTGATGCGCCAGCATACGTGCTGGCAGAGCATGGTGCCGCAGGTGCAGCCTTACTACCCGGTTAAGTGCAACAGCAGCCCTGCAGTCATTGAGGTGCTGGCGTCCTTGGGCCTGGGCTTTGTTTGTGCCAACAAG GCTGAGGTGAGCCTGGTTCTGGAGCACGGCGTTCCCCCAGAAAACATCATTCTGTCGAGCGCTTTCAAGCAGCTGGCACACATCAAGTATGCCGCCAAGAACAGTGTACGCCACCTCATCTGTGAGAATGAGGCGGAGCTCTCCAAGATTGCTCGCCTGCACCCAGAGGCaaa GCTGCTGTTGCAGTTAACCACCGAGGCTCATGCAGCAGAGACCAGCATGCCCTTTGGTTTTTCACTGAAGAGCTGCAGACATCTGCTGGAGATGGCCAAGGAGCGGGGGGTCCAGGTGGTGGGAGCGGCCTTCCACATCCCCAGCTCCTGTCAGGACCCGCAGCAGGCCTACACCCGTGCTCTGTCAGACGCTCGCTGTGTATTTGACATGGGG CTGGATCTGGGCTTTAACATGCAGATCCTGGATATCGGTGGTGGATTTACTGGCTCTGAGTTTCAGCTCAAACAG GTTGAGTCTGCAGTGCGACCTCTCCTGGACGCCTACTTCCCCCAGCGATCAGGTGTGCAGGTTCTGGCGCAGCCTGGCTGCTTCTATGTGGCCTCTGCTTTCACCTTGGCCGTCAGTGTTATTGGCAAACAGGTGGCGACTCGCCGCTGGGACAGCTTGTCTCAAG GTGAGAAGAATGAGGACACAGAGTTCCTGTACTACATGAAGGAAGGTGTTTATGGCTCATTCAGCCACAAGCTACTGGGGAACATCATCACCACTCCATTGGTGCACAAG CATGCATTGTGTGTTGATGAAGCAGTGTATCCCAGCAGTCTGTGGGGCCCGTCACTGGACCAGCTGGACCAGGTGGTGGAGCGCTGCCTTCTGCCAGAGCTCCTGGTGGGAGACTGGCTCCTCTTCTCCAACATGGGCACCTGCGGTCTGGAGGAGTTCAGCTGTGTCTCCACCTGCAGCCAGCTGCCTGTCTATTACACCATCTCCACCCCAGACTG GTATGAAATGCAGGAGGCGGGCGTGGCGCTGGATAGTGCTATGAAGAACTTCTCTGTGCTCCAGTACAGCATGTAG